The proteins below are encoded in one region of Populus alba chromosome 2, ASM523922v2, whole genome shotgun sequence:
- the LOC118049971 gene encoding uncharacterized protein At5g48480, giving the protein MALEEGQNGGAEKVAAEVSFKSFKPQLFVEASKANDAVQFYKTAFGAVETCRTTQPKRKADQELPHIVSAQLQLAGSTFVVSGLSDDSASTKAGGTLFAMCLETEDLEAAVAKAVAAGAVAEGGIVEGEGACCCAERVTTVKDPYGFVWQFCSPADECGANVEA; this is encoded by the exons ATGGCGTTAGAAGAGGGTCAGAACGGAGGTGCTGAGAAGGTTGCTGCGGAGGTGTCTTTCAAGTCCTTCAAGCCACAGCTGTTTGTGGAGGCATCAAAGGCTAACGACGCCGTTCAATTCTACAAGACCGCCTTTGGTGCCGTTGAAACTTGCCGTACTACTCAGCCTAAGCGCAAGGCAGACCAGGAGCTCCCTCACATCGTCTCCGCTCAGCTTCAGCTCGCTGGCTCCACCTTTGTTGTCTCTGGCCTCTCTGATGACTCTGCTTC GACCAAGGCTGGGGGGACTCTGTTTGCGATGTGCCTAGAGACTGAAGACCTGGAGGCTGCGGTGGCCAAGGCGGTGGCCGCTGGGGCTGTGGCTGAGGGCGGGATTGTGGAGGGTGAAGGCGCGTGCTGTTGTGCTGAGCGCGTGACCACGGTCAAGGATCCTTACGGTTTCGTCTGGCAATTCTGCTCTCCTGCCGATGAGTGCGGTGCTAACGTGGAAGCTTAA
- the LOC118049968 gene encoding putative lipid-transfer protein DIR1, translating to MAKRQLVVVLLVVVALFEGSRAVSVCDISEDGLAACKPSVTKPDPVEPPSVDCCKAVSGANFTCLCSYKNSYLLPYLGIDPDLAMALPSKCNLSTPVPSC from the coding sequence ATGGCGAAGAGGCAGCTGGTGGTGGTGCTATTGGTGGTGGTTGCTTTGTTTGAGGGCTCACGGGCAGTGAGCGTGTGTGACATTAGTGAGGATGGTCTCGCAGCCTGCAAACCATCTGTGACCAAACCAGACCCCGTTGAGCCGCCATCAGTTGACTGTTGCAAGGCTGTTTCCGGGGCTAACTTCACCTGCCTTTGCTCTTATAAGAATTCTTACCTGTTGCCTTATCTCGGCATCGATCCTGATCTTGCCATGGCTTTGCCTTCCAAGTGCAACCTCAGCACTCCGGTGCCTAGCTGCTAA